The Argopecten irradians isolate NY chromosome 4, Ai_NY, whole genome shotgun sequence genome has a window encoding:
- the LOC138321414 gene encoding uncharacterized protein isoform X2 encodes MGRQTRKKQKQEDTKTPDAGHGGNTSLVVGSEPDISILYGQISCLTTDHQILTCSQEDAFEMCNSRSYLLIWLMMTMPAGQDILSLTTSIRYASKCNRGTVLIGVSSNPSAVDLRLHGIDEVVVQPVSTPTIRQKYSKWTSVELVAEESSSLKDLDSNIISMPATPATPLTPMTPDTPATPATPASASDDSSHFSLSLDSGIDSLVSTPQMTPEQVSCALSGLTNLQAPIRERRPQNVVADHTTKEKLRRERIKDSCDQLRVLLPYIRGRKTDMASILELCVDYLKIVNAALPQQFQTQIVDVLSKDITSSAGRPKGSASKKTKRGSQFSESPSANLVSSTVESDKTGFDSSVPKIDTTGSFNFSIGETEPSTLKQELNKTLHETKPAKRFCSQPLSDLQSMCSSPIQTLPSFENIRITHLESNSLDQSNSTFPYQSVQMPHTSTLFDYDSTVGGRFLNTPHDPFSTSAFFNPSVATKQTGTDRNDAFGLFLDTQSFYQYYGTGNLTSTYNGSRTSTTQDYVNPNAVLSVPYHDKLKVEKYDDQVNLVTSANLSPSLSPTDIISVSK; translated from the exons ATGGGTCGTCAAACACGgaagaaacaaaaacaagaagATACCAAG ACCCCTGATGCAGGACATGGTGGCAATACGTCCCTTGTTGTGGGCAGTGAGCCGGACATCTCCATTCTGTATGGCCAGATCTCTTGTCTGACCACTGACCACCAGATACTGACCTGTAGCCAAGAGGATGCATTTGAGATGTGTAATAGCCGGAGTTATCTCCTCATATGGCTAATGATGACCATGCCAGCAGGGCAGGATATTCTCAGCCTCACCACATCGATAAG ATATGCCAGCAAATGCAACAGAGGAACAGTTCTGATCGGTGTGTCAAGTAACCCATCTGCTG TTGACTTAAGACTCCATGGCATTGATGAGGTGGTTGTCCAACCGGTGTCCACACCGACAATCCGACAGAAATACTCAAAATGGACCTCTGTGGAGCTAGTGGCAG AAGAATCCAGCAGTTTAAAAGACCTGGATAGCAATATCATTTCCATGCCAGCGACCCCTGCCACACCCTTGACCCCTATGACCCCTGACACTCCAGCTACACCAGCGACCCCAGCTTCAGCATCTGATGATAGTTCACACTTCAG TCTGTCACTGGACAGTGGTATTGATTCACTGGTGTCCACCCCTCAGATGACCCCAGAGCAGGTCAGCTGTGCCCTCTCAGGACTGACCAATCTTCAGGCACCAATCAGGGAACGACGGCCACAGAATGTCGTCGCTGACCATACGACTAAAGAAAAGCTGAGGAG AGAGCGTATCAAAGACAGTTGTGACCAGTTGAGGGTCCTACTTCCATATATCAGGGGTCGCAAAACTGATATGGCATCCATACTAGAACTATGTGTGGACTACCTTAAGATTGTAAATGCGGCACTGCCTCAACAGTTTCAAACACAG ATTGTAGATGTGCTGAGTAAGGACATCACATCTTCGGCTGGACGGCCTAAAGGATCCGCCTCAAAAAAAACCAAACGCGGATCCCAGTTTTCTGAATCTCCATCTGCCAATCTAGTGTCATCAACTGTTGAATCGGACAA AACTGGATTTGACAGTTCTGTGCCAAAAATAGACACTACAGGGTCTTTCAACTTTTCTATTGGAGAGACAGAACCAAGCACTTTGAAGCAAG AGTTAAACAAGACGTTACATGAAACCAAACCAGCCAAGAGGTTCTGTTCTCAGCCTCTTTCTGACCTACAAAGTATGTGTTCCTCACCAATACAGACTCTACCTTCATTTGAAAACATCAGGATCACTCATTTGGAAAGCAACAGTCTAG ATCAATCCAATAGTACATTTCCTTATCAGTCAGTACAGATGCCTCATACTTCCACACTGTTTGACTACGACTCCACAGTTGGAGGACGTTTTCTGAATACGCCACACGATCCTTTCTCAACATCAGCATTTTTCAACCCTTCTGTAGCAACAAAGCAAACTGGTACTGATCGGAATGATGCTTTTGGACTGTTTCTGGATACCCAATCATTTTACCAGTACTATGGAACTGGCAATCTAACCTCAACATACAACGGTAGTCGTACGTCCACGACCCAAGACTATGTCAATCCCAATGCCGTTCTGTCTGTACCCTACCACGACAAACTAAAAGTGGAGAAGTACGATGATCAGGTAAACTTGGTGACGTCGGCAAACCTCTCGCCTAGTCTCTCGCCAACAGATATCATCTCTGTGTCCAAATGA